CAGGATGATCCGCCCATGCCCGAACCCGGCCGCCCTCGCCGCGTCCACGTAGGGCATCTCGCGGATGGCCAGGGCCGAGGAGCGGATGACGAGCGCGCAGCGCGGGATCATGGGCAGCGTGATGGCCATGATCAGGTTGTGGAGCGCGTTGCCGAGAATGGCCACGATCGCCAGCGCCAGGATGATGAGCGGGAAGGCGAGGAACACGTCCATCACGCGCTGCAGGTAGAGATCCACCCGCCCGCCGAAGTAAGCGCTCCCCACGCCGAACACGGCGCCGACGGCGGCCCCCAGGAAGGCCGAGCCGAAGCCCACGAGCAGCGCGGTGCGCGAGCCGTAGATCAGCCGCGAGAGCACGTCCCGCCCGAAGGAGTCGGTGCCGAGCCAGTGGTGGACCGTCGGCGGGGCCAGCATGCCGCCGAAATCCACCGCCACGGGGTCGTACGGCGCCAGCGCCTCCGCCAGCAGTCCCACCGCGATCATGATCACCACGACGACCGCGCCGATGGCCCCCAGCGGCCGCCGCCGCGCGAAGTCGCGGACCACGGCGAGCCGGGAGCGCGCCGGCGCCCCCTCGACCTCGATCCCCACATCCGCGGGCGCGTTGATGGCCATGTGGTCTACCGGAACCGGATACGGGGGTCCAGCCACGCGTAGAGGATGTCCATGGCGAAGTTCA
This region of Candidatus Rokuibacteriota bacterium genomic DNA includes:
- a CDS encoding ABC transporter permease, with protein sequence MAINAPADVGIEVEGAPARSRLAVVRDFARRRPLGAIGAVVVVIMIAVGLLAEALAPYDPVAVDFGGMLAPPTVHHWLGTDSFGRDVLSRLIYGSRTALLVGFGSAFLGAAVGAVFGVGSAYFGGRVDLYLQRVMDVFLAFPLIILALAIVAILGNALHNLIMAITLPMIPRCALVIRSSALAIREMPYVDAARAAGFGHGRIILRHMLPNVMAPFLIMLTAFLGQAILLEASLSFLGLGVQEPTAAWGLMLRGAAVEFAETAPWMAVFPGLAISLAVFAFNLFGDSLRDALDPKLRSL